In Vigna unguiculata cultivar IT97K-499-35 chromosome 3, ASM411807v1, whole genome shotgun sequence, a single genomic region encodes these proteins:
- the LOC114174957 gene encoding 5'-adenylylsulfate reductase 3, chloroplastic-like, whose translation MALAFTSSISTPSSFKFPSSQPNNIPQIGSITISERPNGAAVNIRQSFAKPVNAQPPRKDSLLPLAAASTAVASETKEQDLQQIATDLDDASPLQIMDRALATFGHDIAIAFSGAEDVALIEYAKLTGRPFRVFSLDTGRLNPETYRLFDAVEKHYGIRIEYMFPDAVEVQALVRSKGLFSFYEDGHQECCRVRKVRPLRRALKGLRAWITGQRKDQSPGTRSEVPVVQVDPVFEGMDGGIGSLVKWNPVANVKGNDIWNFLRTMDVPVNSLHSQGYVSIGCEPCTRPVLPGQHEREGRWWWEDAKAKECGLHKGNLKQQEENGAHIEGNGNGVTQAHANGVATVPDIFNSQSVVNLSRTGIENLAKLEDRKEPWLVVLYAPWCPYCQAMEESYVELAHRLEGSGMKVGKFRADGEQKEFARRELELGSFPTIIFFPKHSSRPIKYPSEKRDVDSLMAFVNALR comes from the exons ATGGCCCTCGCTTTCACTTCTTCAATCTCCACACCCTCCTCCTTCAAATTTCCATCATCACAACCCAATAACATTCCGCAAATTGGATCAATCACCATTTCGGAGAGGCCCAATGGAGCCGCCGTTAATATCAGACAGAGTTTCGCAAAGCCCGTTAACGCCCAGCCTCCTCGTAAGGATTCCCTTCTTCCTCTCGCAGCAGCATCAACCGCGGTTGCTTCCG AGACGAAAGAGCAAGATCTTCAACAGATAGCCACTGATCTCGACGATGCCTCACCTCTTCAAATCATGGATAGAGCCCTCGCCACATTCGGCCACGACATTGCCATTGCATTCAG TGGTGCTGAAGATGTTGCTTTGATCGAGTATGCAAAGTTGACGGGTCGACCCTTCAGGGTTTTCAGTCTGGACACTGGGAGACTCAACCCGGAAACTTATCGATTGTTTGATGCGGTTGAGAAGCATTACGGGATCCGCATTGAGTACATGTTCCCTGATGCTGTTGAGGTTCAGGCATTGGTGAGGAGTAAGGGTTTGTTCTCTTTCTACGAGGATGGTCATCAGGAGTGTTGCAGGGTGAGGAAGGTGAGGCCTTTGAGGAGGGCACTCAAGGGTCTCAGAGCATGGATAACCGGTCAGAGGAAAGACCAGTCACCTGGTACTAGGTCCGAAGTACCGGTTGTTCAGGTGGATCCGGTTTTTGAGGGAATGGATGGTGGAATTGGAAGCTTGGTGAAGTGGAACCCGGTTGCAAATGTGAAGGGCAATGACATTTGGAACTTCCTTAGGACCATGGATGTGCCTGTGAATTCCTTGCATTCACAGGGGTATGTTTCAATTGGGTGTGAGCCCTGCACTAGGCCTGTTTTACCTGGACAACATGAAAGGGAAGGGAGGTGGTGGTGGGAGGATGCCAAAGCTAAGGAATGTGGCCTTCACAAAGGGAATTTAAAGCAGCAGGAGGAGAATGGTGCTCACATTGAAGGAAATGGAAATGGGGTAACCCAAGCTCATGCAAATGGTGTTGCCACTGTGCCTGACATTTTCAACAGCCAGAGTGTAGTTAACTTGAGCAGGACAGGAATTGAGAATTTGGCGAAATTGGAGGACAGGAAAGAACCGTGGCTTGTTGTGCTCTATGCACCATGGTGCCCCTATTGCCAG GCTATGGAGGAATCTTATGTTGAATTGGCGCACAGGTTAGAAGGGTCGGGGATGAAGGTAGGGAAATTTAGAGCTGATGGAGAGCAGAAAGAATTTGCAAGGCGTGAACTGGAATTAGGAAGCTTCCctacaataatatttttcccAAAGCATTCGTCTAGGCCAATAAAGTATCCCTCAGAAAAGAGAGATGTTGATTCCTTGATGGCTTTTGTAAATGCCTTAAGATGA